One candidate division KSB1 bacterium DNA window includes the following coding sequences:
- a CDS encoding metal ABC transporter permease, translating to MIEALTYPFMWWALAACLVLAGIHAYLGFHVVKRGVIFVDLSLAQLAALGMAIAIATDLHDHPLAAYLFPVGMTLIGAVLFAWLRRLAHRVPLEAFIGIVFATAQALVILVLEKTPSGTEHLKETLIGGIFTVAPELVVKTAVIYALIGVLHFAVRKPLFAISDDAEAAARAGYKIFWWDVLFYATFGIVVTSSVRIAGVLLVFALLVIPAVAGVMTSRHSGLRLAVGWAFGFAGCILGLLAAFRLDEPAAPTILAMMTAMLAVLGAVLWIRRRLVPAAGR from the coding sequence ATGATTGAAGCACTCACATATCCGTTCATGTGGTGGGCGCTGGCGGCCTGTCTGGTCCTGGCCGGAATCCACGCGTACCTTGGTTTCCATGTCGTCAAGCGGGGTGTGATTTTCGTCGATCTTTCGCTGGCGCAGTTGGCCGCGCTCGGCATGGCGATCGCCATCGCGACAGACCTGCACGATCACCCACTGGCGGCTTACTTGTTCCCGGTGGGAATGACCCTGATCGGGGCGGTCCTGTTCGCATGGCTGAGACGACTCGCCCATCGCGTTCCGCTGGAGGCGTTCATCGGAATTGTGTTCGCGACGGCGCAGGCACTTGTCATTCTCGTGTTGGAAAAGACGCCGTCGGGAACTGAACATCTCAAGGAGACCCTGATCGGCGGGATCTTTACGGTCGCGCCGGAGTTGGTCGTCAAGACCGCGGTGATTTATGCGCTGATCGGCGTGCTCCATTTTGCCGTGCGCAAGCCGTTGTTCGCGATCAGCGACGATGCGGAGGCGGCCGCGCGCGCGGGATATAAGATCTTCTGGTGGGATGTGCTGTTCTACGCGACGTTCGGCATTGTGGTGACATCGTCGGTGCGAATCGCCGGAGTGCTGCTCGTATTCGCGCTGCTGGTGATTCCCGCCGTCGCCGGGGTGATGACATCCCGGCATTCCGGCTTGCGCCTGGCGGTGGGGTGGGCGTTCGGATTCGCGGGCTGCATTCTCGGTTTGCTGGCGGCCTTCCGCCTTGATGAACCGGCGGCGCCCACGATTCTGGCGATGATGACGGCCATGCTCGCCGTGCTGGGCGCGGTGCTGTGGATCAGGCGGCGGCTGGTCCCGGCCGCCGGAAGGTGA
- a CDS encoding STAS domain-containing protein — MNISTRDEGDATVIELNGRLMGEPDTTELLDTVKSSLYNNRTKIILDFGGVDWLNSTGLGSLISARGLLVDVGGDIKLARLNDTVQNIMNISKLNRVFDIFASVPQAVEGFK; from the coding sequence ATGAACATTTCCACCCGCGACGAAGGCGATGCCACCGTTATTGAACTCAACGGTCGGCTGATGGGCGAACCCGACACGACGGAGCTGTTGGATACCGTGAAGTCGTCCCTGTATAACAATCGCACCAAGATCATCCTGGACTTCGGCGGCGTGGACTGGCTGAATTCCACGGGCCTCGGCTCGCTGATCTCCGCTCGAGGTTTGCTGGTTGACGTCGGAGGCGACATCAAACTGGCCAGACTCAACGATACCGTACAAAATATCATGAATATAAGCAAACTCAATCGCGTGTTCGATATCTTCGCCTCGGTACCACAAGCCGTCGAGGGTTTCAAGTAG
- a CDS encoding T9SS type A sorting domain-containing protein, with the protein MRTGSLVLLILLGSAGSAAAQAVESGTVRGFLQGSCAGCAYDNWMSHVVEGVARPGYNDFGPAFFDPQLNGFGHFSTIPSTPEGDATLTAWRSVFDHALVGDWSLAETELAAADSAWNYELIELQDTSMSRAFYVFRERLDSSFIDPNVDTVLTDDVIGSFRNGWGVFVFNPAAARPQLVMQVVHPQDDFMAGPIAIEMFCRMDAYLLMIAGASREAVWDSLHPPYDNSKSISDPSRNERTPFHVCFQAVFDARDAGPLSPLVTMQMHSYDTGLHASLCDVQISAFADDQRPNIPLRDLAEHRDLVHYLGRNPLNGISGHPTVTRRVDQYLSLWCSPRYSYFGPVDTLLIPSITDLVGAGVNRQGQYSHTAHQIDIDPEDFMHVELDEYPDGLWTPVQWEDWLTGPMPATTATYALALEYYDPFIAAMDSALQHTYFESDVTAPPAVTVQRVDYAGQDCVRVYWAPPAADRWFDSYRVYYDTTVVSTASPVRTRTSSGLSTLAQFGTTSALLKNLTGPLERYEFAVDSRDLWGNQAGLSNTASVNWHLVAGEFNPRYLGLADSCSFTQLRWNVSDSLLQSGVWQFTLPSPLIPAWEYAVEPLDVRPAENVAEHLLSATARRIGGAASQTIEVQVEWQAPFSTSAPALFAAELPVLRSTGTDAGMQFTTDGDSAWFVSAADTVSRRLMIRRVPLAIDTLGPVATLAFNGGPACAVKAAEELIGALGIQVLRGDSTINAPLNHVELVVLDSVQHSFVIMDSVIAADFLAPDYPDAAAAESLWTNLSEGCNLLWIAAGDAACNHAVSEPVALIRDSRPPATLILNGQSAPYNNTPGSDRYGAARIAGDVDIEIRLNPDAAAVGCYAESGSAAISYDYSVWWPLPAPDLTAYPTSPAEAESLWTWMMSQIPAGANGERYRFYVRSCDCAGNCAVDSFALEIDLTLPENSVTRIDAAPGDLRVWLDWEWAYDAANAVAMEIWRSPDSGEYPVYAQRQWADIDSVDVYPKAYPPVGWTLVVQQAAGNGTNSAVYSGTNGRGELVHGGEAARYWMDGDVSWNDSTPHRDVYRYVAFVSDAAGNWSRASAYVDGQNCGFATNYWLGDYSRDIMPGPNGSAGVVDGPDLGLLAANYFMDCPPAPAIYDIGPTLPDPLCGLGRGVPTPDGRVDFFDLATFSHNFGQLAAGGFSPPAVRGNSGRSTDDGARFVISVVQTDNPDPETAMFAVTLCGAASHGVRVAEATLVLSPATLDPTTCDIEPAEPSAELSFVAAGISGDAHAMGVALAALGTGAALPESTTVAIIAVPRGRDGVATALQVSRWRFYDGVNLSEGQATDAPVIAENSVLPGSYQLYPNYPNPFNASTRIRFDLPESGPVEIRIYNLTGQQVRMFVDEYRATGSYSVEWDGRDGSGIRLGSGLYLLRMSAGDFVAAQKLVLLR; encoded by the coding sequence ATGCGGACGGGCAGTTTGGTATTGTTGATCCTACTGGGGAGTGCGGGCAGCGCGGCGGCGCAGGCTGTCGAATCCGGAACCGTGCGCGGATTCCTGCAGGGGAGTTGCGCGGGGTGCGCGTATGATAATTGGATGAGCCACGTGGTCGAGGGCGTGGCCCGGCCCGGCTATAATGATTTTGGGCCGGCGTTCTTTGATCCGCAGTTGAACGGGTTCGGGCACTTCTCGACGATTCCGTCCACTCCCGAAGGCGATGCGACGCTGACTGCCTGGCGGAGTGTCTTTGATCACGCGCTGGTTGGGGACTGGAGCCTCGCGGAGACGGAATTGGCCGCGGCGGACAGCGCGTGGAATTACGAGTTGATCGAGCTGCAGGACACGTCGATGAGCCGCGCGTTCTATGTCTTCCGCGAGCGGTTGGACAGCAGTTTCATCGACCCGAACGTGGATACGGTCCTGACGGATGATGTCATCGGCAGTTTCCGCAACGGTTGGGGCGTGTTCGTCTTCAACCCGGCGGCAGCGCGGCCGCAGCTGGTCATGCAGGTGGTGCATCCGCAGGACGACTTCATGGCCGGTCCGATTGCGATCGAAATGTTCTGCCGGATGGATGCCTATCTGCTCATGATCGCGGGGGCGTCGCGGGAAGCGGTGTGGGACAGCCTTCATCCGCCCTACGACAACTCCAAGTCGATCAGCGACCCGAGTCGCAATGAGCGGACGCCGTTTCACGTGTGCTTTCAGGCCGTATTCGATGCGCGAGACGCCGGGCCGCTGTCTCCGCTGGTCACGATGCAAATGCATTCGTACGATACGGGGCTGCACGCGAGCCTGTGCGATGTTCAAATCTCGGCCTTTGCCGATGACCAACGGCCGAACATCCCGCTGCGCGATCTGGCGGAACATCGCGACCTCGTGCATTACCTCGGCCGCAATCCGCTGAATGGGATCAGCGGCCATCCCACGGTGACGCGGCGCGTCGATCAGTATCTTTCGCTGTGGTGCAGTCCGCGTTACAGCTACTTCGGACCCGTGGATACGCTGCTGATTCCGAGTATCACCGATCTGGTCGGCGCCGGCGTTAACCGACAGGGCCAATACAGTCATACCGCTCACCAGATTGACATCGATCCGGAAGATTTCATGCATGTCGAATTGGACGAGTACCCCGACGGATTGTGGACGCCGGTGCAGTGGGAAGATTGGTTGACCGGGCCGATGCCGGCGACCACCGCGACGTACGCGCTGGCCTTGGAGTATTATGATCCGTTCATCGCGGCCATGGACAGTGCGCTGCAACATACGTATTTCGAGAGCGATGTGACCGCGCCGCCGGCGGTGACCGTGCAGCGCGTGGACTATGCCGGGCAGGATTGCGTGCGGGTGTACTGGGCGCCGCCCGCGGCGGACCGCTGGTTCGACAGCTACCGAGTCTATTATGATACGACCGTCGTCTCGACAGCGTCGCCCGTTCGCACGCGCACAAGTTCCGGGTTGTCAACGCTGGCGCAGTTCGGCACAACCTCGGCTTTGCTGAAGAACTTGACCGGCCCGCTGGAACGCTATGAATTCGCCGTGGACAGTCGCGACCTGTGGGGGAATCAGGCCGGGCTTTCCAACACGGCGAGCGTGAACTGGCACCTCGTTGCAGGAGAGTTCAATCCGCGATACCTCGGCCTCGCGGACTCTTGCAGCTTCACACAATTGAGGTGGAACGTTAGCGATTCGCTCCTGCAGTCCGGTGTCTGGCAATTCACCTTGCCGTCGCCGCTGATACCGGCCTGGGAATATGCTGTCGAGCCGTTGGATGTGCGACCGGCGGAGAACGTGGCGGAGCATCTGCTGAGTGCGACCGCAAGGCGAATCGGGGGAGCGGCGTCGCAGACCATCGAGGTGCAGGTCGAATGGCAGGCTCCGTTTTCGACCAGCGCTCCAGCGCTGTTCGCCGCGGAGTTGCCGGTGCTCAGGAGTACGGGAACTGACGCGGGTATGCAGTTCACAACGGACGGCGATTCCGCCTGGTTCGTGTCCGCGGCCGATACGGTCAGCCGACGGCTGATGATCCGGCGGGTACCGCTCGCGATCGACACGTTGGGTCCAGTAGCGACGCTCGCATTCAACGGCGGCCCCGCGTGCGCGGTGAAGGCTGCGGAGGAACTGATCGGCGCGCTCGGTATCCAGGTCCTGCGCGGGGATTCAACCATCAACGCTCCCCTCAACCACGTCGAGCTGGTCGTGTTGGACTCCGTTCAGCACTCGTTCGTGATCATGGATTCTGTGATTGCAGCGGACTTCCTGGCGCCGGACTATCCGGATGCCGCGGCAGCGGAGAGCCTGTGGACGAACCTGAGCGAAGGCTGCAATCTGCTTTGGATCGCCGCCGGAGACGCCGCCTGCAATCATGCGGTATCCGAACCCGTTGCTCTGATCCGGGATTCGCGGCCACCGGCAACGCTCATCCTCAATGGTCAGTCCGCTCCGTACAATAACACGCCCGGATCGGACCGTTACGGAGCCGCGCGGATCGCCGGTGATGTCGATATCGAAATCCGGCTGAATCCGGATGCCGCTGCCGTGGGTTGCTATGCCGAATCGGGGAGCGCGGCGATCAGTTACGACTACAGCGTCTGGTGGCCGTTGCCCGCGCCTGACCTGACCGCTTACCCCACGTCCCCGGCCGAGGCAGAATCGCTGTGGACGTGGATGATGAGTCAGATTCCCGCCGGCGCCAACGGCGAGCGCTATCGATTCTACGTGCGGAGTTGCGACTGCGCGGGAAACTGCGCAGTGGACAGTTTTGCCCTGGAGATCGATCTGACTCTGCCGGAGAATTCCGTGACGCGGATCGATGCCGCTCCCGGTGATCTGCGCGTGTGGCTCGATTGGGAATGGGCGTATGATGCGGCCAATGCGGTGGCCATGGAAATCTGGCGCAGCCCAGACTCCGGCGAGTACCCGGTCTATGCACAACGACAATGGGCCGATATCGACAGCGTGGACGTTTATCCGAAAGCGTATCCGCCGGTTGGTTGGACCCTCGTGGTCCAGCAAGCCGCCGGGAACGGAACGAACTCGGCGGTATATTCCGGGACGAACGGTCGCGGTGAACTCGTCCACGGCGGTGAGGCCGCCCGGTACTGGATGGATGGCGATGTGAGCTGGAATGACAGCACTCCACACCGGGATGTGTACCGTTACGTGGCCTTCGTGTCCGACGCCGCGGGGAACTGGTCGCGGGCATCGGCTTACGTTGACGGACAGAATTGCGGCTTCGCGACCAACTACTGGTTAGGTGATTATTCGCGGGACATCATGCCCGGACCCAATGGTTCCGCCGGGGTCGTCGATGGTCCCGATCTGGGACTGTTGGCCGCGAACTATTTCATGGACTGTCCGCCCGCGCCTGCCATCTATGATATCGGGCCGACACTGCCCGATCCGCTTTGCGGATTGGGCAGAGGTGTGCCGACCCCTGATGGACGGGTGGACTTTTTCGATCTGGCAACATTCAGCCACAACTTTGGGCAGCTCGCGGCGGGCGGATTCAGTCCGCCCGCGGTTCGCGGAAATTCGGGTCGGTCAACAGACGATGGCGCGCGATTCGTGATCTCGGTCGTTCAAACGGATAATCCGGACCCGGAAACCGCTATGTTCGCGGTCACGCTGTGCGGTGCTGCCAGCCATGGCGTGCGCGTGGCGGAAGCGACGCTGGTGCTCAGTCCCGCGACCCTCGATCCGACGACTTGCGATATTGAACCTGCGGAGCCATCGGCCGAGCTTTCATTCGTCGCGGCCGGAATTAGCGGAGACGCGCATGCGATGGGGGTGGCGCTGGCGGCCCTGGGAACGGGTGCCGCGTTGCCGGAAAGTACGACCGTCGCCATCATCGCCGTGCCGCGGGGCCGCGATGGTGTTGCGACCGCGCTGCAGGTCAGCCGCTGGCGATTCTATGACGGCGTGAACCTGAGCGAGGGACAAGCCACGGACGCGCCGGTCATCGCCGAGAACTCCGTGCTTCCCGGCAGCTACCAGCTCTATCCCAACTATCCGAATCCGTTTAATGCGAGCACGCGGATTCGCTTTGACCTGCCGGAATCAGGCCCTGTGGAAATTCGCATTTACAATTTGACGGGACAGCAGGTCAGGATGTTTGTTGACGAATACCGAGCCACCGGCTCCTACAGCGTCGAGTGGGACGGTCGCGACGGGAGCGGAATCCGACTTGGCTCGGGTCTCTACTTGCTCAGAATGAGCGCGGGAGACTTCGTGGCCGCTCAGAAGCTCGTGCTGCTGCGCTGA
- a CDS encoding M6 family metalloprotease domain-containing protein, which translates to MIRFVILILTLLWATAMAMPPHPELVERIDRGDISPPFSLAHDAEIEARGVDAPTRIPYLDRLRDRRTLDEDFHAIAILIDFSDNTSRTAASSFDNLLFGSAQGTLPHFVSQVTYGALTVVTVNLPSALGWHRAPQSYAYYVNGQNGFGSYPRNAQKLTEDAIALVDPVVDFAPYDNDGDGYVDALFIVHAGSGAEYTGSNNQIWSHKWQTGYPQQVDGVTASVYSMEPELWANPGDMTVGVYVHELGHAAFGLPDLYDYGNDSHGLGRWSLMAGGSWNGTLGSSPAHPDAWCKIQMGVVTPTIVTGSQLGASIPAVENSATIFKLVPSGGGTQYALVENRQQTGYDASLPGSGLLIYHVDDAVAGNNNQWYPGRTNYGHYQVALEQADALWQLEQRTSSGNSGDPYPGSANNRSYNAGSNPNSRNYSDQLTGIAVQNIGNSGASMTADLYGAQPAAITLTVPNGGEAWYVGDADTIRWSASGFSGNVAIEINRNFPSGPWAAISSSATNSGWYRWGVTSGATTNARIRVRSVSYPAVRDSSDAVFTIAARTITVTAPNSAVVWLLGDSADITWTSQNLSENVSLEINRSYPSSSWSAIASNISNSGSYRWRIAGAASGTCRVRISGAAHPTIRDTSNVNFRVAARQITVSYPNTAVTVVAGDSANIQWTSAYMTGEPVRIELNRAYPVGSWELLADSTANDGSYRWGITEPLSTTARVRVRGTVHTTVGDSSNANFMIARRTITVTRPNTNLTWLTGGADTIRWTSANLAGNVRVELNRDYPGGSWEVLSASGTNSGWYRWNVSGPVTSSARVRVSAVNYPAVGDTSNSDFALVTPSVTVLAPNGGEFKLEGDSDTIRWTSTHLAENMRIELNRTFPSSTWVTLAASVPNTGTYVRTVPAGISTAARIRITAINHPSASDASDANFTIARRSITVTAPNTAVVWLVGDSASITWTSQNLPENLNLEIDRSYPYSTWTVLASNIPNTGSYRWLVALPASGTTRIRISGTAHATVRDTSNVNFRIAERAITVTAPNTAVTLMLGAASNITWSAPYLYSEFVRAELNRTYPAGEWELIADSTANDGLHSWTVTGPLTTAARIRVTGTVHANISDISNVNFAIGVRSITVTRPNGGQIWVIGRADTVRWTSTNMSGNVRVMLNRGYPAGAWETLASNAANNGSYRWVAAGALTETARIRVMSINYATVGDSSDADFAIHAGGEPLPGGGQVAGTTGTGEGIPAEYSLDQNFPNPFNASTQIRFGLPQAGLVNITVFDPLGRRVAVLVDEQRAAGIHVLTWGGDDGNRRSLASGAYLLRLTTADFSQTRRIVLMR; encoded by the coding sequence ATGATCCGGTTCGTCATTCTCATTCTGACCCTCCTCTGGGCAACCGCAATGGCGATGCCGCCTCACCCTGAACTGGTCGAGCGGATCGACCGGGGCGACATCTCCCCGCCGTTTTCGCTGGCACACGATGCGGAGATTGAAGCGCGCGGAGTGGATGCGCCGACGCGGATTCCCTATCTGGACCGGTTGCGGGACCGACGGACGCTGGATGAAGACTTCCACGCCATCGCAATTCTAATCGATTTCAGTGACAACACCTCCCGCACCGCGGCTTCGTCCTTCGACAATCTGTTGTTCGGCAGCGCGCAGGGGACGCTGCCGCATTTTGTTTCACAAGTGACTTACGGCGCGCTGACGGTCGTGACCGTGAACCTGCCGAGCGCGCTGGGCTGGCACCGCGCGCCGCAGTCGTATGCCTATTACGTGAACGGGCAAAACGGGTTCGGATCCTATCCGCGCAACGCGCAAAAGTTGACGGAAGATGCCATCGCCCTCGTCGATCCGGTGGTGGATTTCGCTCCTTACGACAACGACGGCGACGGCTACGTCGATGCGCTGTTCATCGTGCACGCCGGGTCGGGCGCGGAATACACGGGGAGCAATAATCAAATCTGGTCGCACAAGTGGCAGACCGGGTATCCGCAGCAGGTGGACGGCGTGACCGCCTCCGTTTACTCCATGGAGCCGGAACTCTGGGCGAATCCCGGTGACATGACCGTCGGTGTGTACGTGCACGAGCTGGGGCATGCCGCGTTTGGCCTTCCTGATCTCTATGATTACGGCAATGACTCGCACGGACTGGGTCGCTGGAGCTTGATGGCCGGCGGTTCGTGGAACGGAACGCTGGGCAGCTCGCCCGCGCACCCCGACGCGTGGTGCAAGATCCAGATGGGCGTGGTGACGCCGACGATTGTGACCGGCAGTCAGCTCGGCGCGTCCATTCCCGCGGTCGAGAACAGCGCGACGATATTCAAACTGGTGCCCAGCGGCGGCGGAACACAGTATGCGCTCGTGGAAAACCGGCAGCAAACCGGATACGACGCGAGCCTGCCGGGCAGCGGGCTGCTGATCTATCACGTGGACGACGCCGTCGCCGGCAACAACAATCAGTGGTACCCGGGGCGCACAAACTACGGCCACTATCAGGTGGCGCTGGAGCAGGCCGATGCGCTGTGGCAGTTGGAACAACGGACCAGCTCCGGCAACAGCGGCGATCCCTATCCCGGCTCGGCAAACAACCGAAGCTACAACGCGGGCAGCAATCCGAATAGCCGCAACTACAGCGATCAACTGACCGGAATCGCCGTGCAGAACATCGGCAATTCCGGTGCCTCCATGACCGCCGACCTCTACGGCGCGCAACCGGCGGCGATCACGCTGACGGTACCGAACGGCGGAGAAGCGTGGTACGTCGGCGATGCCGATACGATCCGCTGGTCGGCGTCGGGATTCTCCGGGAATGTAGCCATCGAGATTAATCGCAACTTTCCTTCGGGCCCATGGGCGGCGATCAGTTCGAGTGCCACGAATTCCGGCTGGTATCGCTGGGGGGTCACCTCCGGGGCGACGACGAATGCCCGGATTCGGGTGCGCAGCGTCAGCTATCCCGCCGTGCGGGACAGCTCGGACGCGGTGTTCACGATCGCCGCGCGCACCATTACGGTGACCGCGCCGAACAGCGCCGTGGTGTGGCTGTTGGGTGACAGCGCGGATATTACGTGGACCTCGCAGAATCTGTCCGAGAATGTGAGCCTCGAGATCAATCGCAGCTATCCCTCATCCAGCTGGTCCGCGATCGCCTCCAACATCTCCAACAGCGGCTCGTATCGCTGGCGCATCGCCGGTGCGGCGAGCGGAACCTGCCGCGTGCGAATCAGCGGCGCGGCACATCCGACGATTCGGGACACCTCCAACGTCAACTTCCGAGTCGCGGCGCGACAGATCACGGTTTCCTACCCCAACACGGCGGTCACCGTCGTCGCCGGCGATTCCGCGAATATCCAGTGGACGTCCGCGTACATGACCGGAGAACCGGTGCGAATCGAATTGAACCGCGCGTATCCGGTGGGAAGTTGGGAACTGCTCGCGGATTCGACCGCCAATGACGGCAGCTATCGCTGGGGGATCACGGAGCCGTTGAGCACAACGGCGCGGGTGCGTGTGCGGGGCACGGTTCACACCACAGTTGGTGATTCGTCAAACGCGAACTTCATGATTGCGCGGCGGACGATCACCGTCACGCGGCCCAACACGAACCTCACGTGGCTGACCGGAGGTGCCGACACGATTCGCTGGACATCAGCGAATCTGGCGGGAAACGTGCGCGTAGAGCTGAACCGTGACTATCCGGGTGGAAGCTGGGAGGTGCTGTCGGCCAGCGGCACGAACAGCGGTTGGTATCGCTGGAACGTATCCGGACCGGTCACCAGTTCGGCACGGGTGCGGGTCTCGGCGGTGAATTACCCGGCGGTGGGCGACACCTCCAACAGCGACTTCGCGTTGGTGACGCCGTCCGTGACGGTACTGGCTCCCAACGGCGGAGAATTCAAACTCGAAGGCGACAGCGATACGATCCGCTGGACGTCAACTCATCTTGCCGAGAACATGCGGATCGAATTGAACCGGACGTTCCCGTCGTCCACGTGGGTGACGCTGGCCGCGAGCGTACCGAATACGGGAACCTACGTGCGGACGGTTCCGGCGGGCATTAGCACGGCCGCGCGAATCCGGATTACCGCAATCAATCATCCGAGCGCCAGCGATGCGTCCGACGCCAACTTCACCATTGCGAGGCGCTCGATCACCGTGACCGCGCCGAATACAGCCGTGGTGTGGCTCGTCGGAGACAGCGCGAGCATCACGTGGACATCGCAGAATCTGCCGGAAAACCTGAATCTCGAAATCGACCGCTCCTATCCCTATTCCACATGGACGGTCCTGGCCTCCAATATCCCCAATACGGGAAGCTATCGCTGGTTGGTCGCGCTGCCCGCCAGCGGCACGACCCGGATTCGCATCAGTGGAACCGCGCATGCCACCGTGCGTGACACGTCCAATGTGAATTTCCGTATCGCGGAACGAGCGATTACCGTCACCGCCCCGAATACCGCCGTAACTCTGATGCTTGGGGCCGCGAGCAATATCACGTGGTCGGCGCCGTATCTCTACAGCGAGTTTGTGAGAGCGGAGCTGAACCGGACGTACCCGGCAGGTGAATGGGAGCTGATCGCGGACTCGACGGCCAATGACGGTTTGCACAGTTGGACCGTGACCGGACCGCTGACGACTGCCGCGCGCATTCGCGTTACCGGAACGGTGCACGCGAACATCAGTGACATTTCCAACGTGAACTTTGCGATCGGAGTGCGGTCGATCACGGTGACGCGCCCGAACGGCGGACAGATTTGGGTGATCGGTCGCGCGGATACGGTGCGCTGGACTTCGACGAACATGAGCGGCAATGTGCGAGTCATGTTGAATCGCGGTTATCCCGCGGGAGCGTGGGAGACGCTGGCCTCCAATGCCGCCAATAACGGTTCCTATCGCTGGGTCGCGGCTGGCGCGCTGACCGAGACCGCGCGCATCCGGGTTATGTCGATCAACTATGCCACGGTGGGTGACAGTTCGGACGCAGATTTCGCCATTCACGCCGGCGGTGAGCCGCTGCCGGGGGGAGGTCAAGTGGCTGGCACGACAGGGACGGGGGAGGGGATCCCCGCCGAGTATTCACTCGATCAGAACTTTCCGAATCCGTTCAATGCATCCACACAGATTCGCTTCGGCCTGCCCCAGGCCGGACTCGTGAATATCACTGTATTCGACCCGCTGGGTCGCCGCGTGGCCGTGCTCGTGGATGAGCAGCGAGCGGCAGGCATTCACGTGTTGACGTGGGGCGGCGATGATGGCAATCGCCGCAGCCTCGCCTCGGGAGCATATCTGTTGAGACTAACGACAGCCGACTTCAGCCAAACCCGACGCATTGTACTCATGCGGTGA
- a CDS encoding zinc ABC transporter substrate-binding protein has protein sequence MKYIFLASMFVMNLSTAAVAQVTVAAALPDLGSIAAYIGGDRVECFSIAKAAHDPHSVEVLPTYMVKVSRADLYLKVGLGLDPWSSQIIDGSRNAKLKVVDCSDGVPVLERPTVAVNASMGDVHPSGNPHYWLDPANGIRIARTVERALAAVDPDGATVYAANLEKFAAEAQSRIEKWNAAAADIPNRTVVTYHSSWAYFAAAFGFEIAAKVEPVPGIPPTASHLKELVDMIQAKQIKRLLQEPYFSDDGSNYLNRQTGIRVVKLSPSCADVSPESYLQHFDQIFEAMR, from the coding sequence ATGAAGTACATATTTCTGGCTTCGATGTTCGTGATGAATCTCTCCACGGCGGCGGTGGCCCAAGTGACCGTGGCCGCTGCGCTTCCCGACTTGGGCTCGATTGCCGCTTATATCGGCGGAGATCGTGTTGAGTGTTTCTCGATTGCCAAGGCCGCCCATGATCCGCATAGCGTGGAAGTGCTGCCGACTTACATGGTTAAGGTCTCGCGCGCGGATCTCTATCTGAAAGTCGGGTTGGGACTCGATCCGTGGTCGAGTCAGATCATCGACGGCTCGCGGAATGCCAAGCTGAAAGTGGTGGATTGTTCCGACGGCGTTCCGGTCCTGGAGCGACCGACGGTCGCGGTCAATGCATCGATGGGGGATGTTCATCCCAGCGGCAACCCGCACTACTGGCTCGACCCGGCAAACGGAATCCGGATTGCCCGGACCGTCGAGCGTGCGTTGGCCGCGGTTGATCCCGACGGTGCCACGGTGTACGCCGCCAATCTCGAAAAGTTCGCGGCGGAGGCGCAGTCCCGTATCGAAAAGTGGAATGCGGCGGCGGCTGACATCCCCAATCGCACGGTGGTTACCTATCATTCGTCGTGGGCGTATTTCGCAGCTGCATTCGGGTTTGAGATTGCGGCCAAGGTGGAACCGGTACCCGGCATTCCGCCGACGGCCTCGCACCTGAAGGAACTGGTTGATATGATTCAGGCGAAACAGATCAAGCGGCTGTTGCAGGAACCGTACTTCTCGGACGATGGAAGCAACTACTTGAATCGGCAGACCGGAATTCGGGTGGTCAAGCTGTCACCGTCGTGCGCTGACGTGTCCCCCGAGTCGTACTTGCAGCATTTCGATCAGATCTTCGAGGCGATGCGGTGA
- a CDS encoding ferredoxin family protein, protein MAFVITDKCLGERYASCMQVCPVYCIYPGERDGQPFAVIDPQLCIDCGACVPECPVEAIIENPDEDVVAAEINAQLSPVFKGNPMPEIRPATDPPRRGNVY, encoded by the coding sequence ATGGCTTTCGTGATTACGGATAAATGCCTGGGCGAGCGTTATGCCTCGTGCATGCAGGTATGTCCGGTGTACTGCATCTATCCCGGCGAACGGGATGGACAGCCGTTTGCCGTGATCGATCCGCAACTCTGTATCGACTGCGGCGCGTGCGTTCCGGAGTGCCCGGTGGAGGCAATTATTGAGAATCCCGACGAGGATGTCGTTGCGGCGGAGATCAACGCGCAGCTTTCGCCCGTGTTTAAGGGCAATCCGATGCCAGAGATTCGCCCCGCGACGGATCCGCCGCGACGGGGGAACGTGTACTGA